A stretch of the Halomonas sp. CH40 genome encodes the following:
- a CDS encoding SDR family NAD(P)-dependent oxidoreductase, translated as MADKQTGSPPTLLITGCSSGIGHAAAHTIQSRGWRVLATARQPADVQRLTQEGLEAFQIDLADSASIEAGVAELMKRTGGKLDALFNNGAYGQPGAVEDLSRDVLRQQLEVNLLGTHELTARVLPMMRAQGHGRIVQNSSVLGFAALPYRGAYVCSKFALEGLTDTLRLELYGSGIHVSLIQPGPINSRFRDNAYRAFQANIDTAHSAHASTYRKVEARLAGAGGGKTPFTLEPDAVVDRLIHALEHPRPKARYAVTLPTRIFTVLRRILTSRGMDAVLLGSTRAERS; from the coding sequence ATGGCTGACAAGCAAACAGGTTCGCCACCCACTCTTTTGATCACAGGTTGCTCAAGCGGCATTGGTCACGCCGCTGCGCACACCATTCAATCACGTGGCTGGCGAGTGCTGGCAACCGCCAGACAACCCGCCGACGTGCAACGATTAACGCAAGAAGGCCTCGAAGCCTTTCAGATTGATCTTGCCGACAGCGCCTCGATCGAAGCCGGTGTGGCAGAACTGATGAAGCGAACCGGAGGCAAGCTCGATGCACTTTTCAATAACGGCGCCTACGGCCAGCCAGGAGCAGTAGAAGACCTGAGCCGAGACGTGCTACGCCAACAGCTCGAGGTCAACCTGCTGGGCACCCATGAACTGACTGCTCGGGTGCTGCCGATGATGCGCGCCCAGGGCCACGGCCGAATTGTGCAGAACAGTTCCGTACTGGGGTTTGCTGCACTGCCTTATCGGGGCGCTTATGTATGCTCAAAATTTGCTCTTGAAGGGCTGACCGACACCCTGCGCCTGGAACTTTATGGCAGTGGCATCCATGTCAGCCTGATCCAGCCTGGCCCGATCAACAGCCGTTTTCGTGATAATGCCTATCGCGCATTTCAGGCCAACATTGATACTGCTCATAGTGCTCACGCCTCCACCTATCGGAAAGTTGAAGCCCGATTGGCAGGGGCAGGCGGAGGCAAGACGCCCTTCACCCTTGAACCTGATGCTGTCGTTGACCGATTGATTCACGCACTCGAGCACCCACGCCCAAAGGCTCGCTACGCTGTCACCTTGCCGACCAGAATCTTCACAGTATTAAGACGCATACTGACGAGCCGAGGTATGGATGCCGTCTTGCTGGGCTCAACGCGTGCTGAGCGTAGCTAG
- the ettA gene encoding energy-dependent translational throttle protein EttA, which yields MAQYVFTMNRVGKIVPPKKQILKDISLSFFPGAKIGVLGLNGAGKSTLLRIMAGVDQEFEGEARPMSGINVGYLPQEPELDDDKNVRDAVEEALGALKEAQEQLDAVYAAYAEPDADFDALASEQARLENMIEAADAHNMERKLDVASEALRLPPWEARVGNLSGGERRRVALCRLLLSNPDMLLIDEPTNHLDAESVAWLERFLHDYSGTVVAITHDRYFLDNVAGWILELDRGQGIPFEGNYSQWLEQKDQRLNQEAKQEASRQKAIKQELEWVRSNAKGRQAKSKARLNRFEEMQSGDFQKRNETNEIYIPPGPRLGDKVIEFHNVTKRFDDKLLYEDLSFTIPPGAIVGIVGGNGAGKSTLFKLITGQEQPDAGEVVIGETVDIAYVEQLRDALDDKQTVWEAVSGGQDILNINGYEVASRAYVGRFNFKGNDQQKRLDELSGGERGRLQLAQTLKQGANVLLLDEPSNDLDIETLRALEEALLAFPGCAMVISHDRWFLDRIATHILAFEGDSQVVFFDGNYTEYEEDHKKRVGNDTPKRMKYKRIDA from the coding sequence ATGGCGCAATACGTATTTACCATGAACCGGGTCGGCAAAATCGTGCCGCCCAAGAAACAGATTCTTAAAGATATCTCACTGTCCTTCTTCCCTGGCGCCAAGATTGGTGTGCTCGGCCTGAACGGCGCGGGTAAATCAACCCTGCTGCGCATCATGGCCGGTGTTGACCAGGAGTTTGAAGGCGAAGCCCGCCCGATGTCAGGCATCAATGTCGGCTATCTTCCCCAGGAGCCGGAGCTGGATGACGACAAGAACGTCCGCGATGCCGTCGAGGAAGCCTTGGGCGCCCTGAAAGAAGCCCAGGAACAGCTCGATGCCGTTTATGCCGCCTATGCCGAGCCGGACGCCGATTTTGATGCCCTGGCCAGCGAACAGGCACGCCTTGAAAACATGATCGAGGCCGCTGATGCGCATAACATGGAGCGCAAGCTGGACGTTGCCTCCGAGGCGCTACGTCTACCGCCGTGGGAAGCCAGGGTCGGTAATCTATCGGGCGGTGAGCGCCGCCGGGTAGCCCTGTGCCGTCTGCTGCTCTCAAACCCGGACATGCTGCTGATTGACGAGCCAACCAACCACCTTGACGCCGAATCCGTCGCCTGGCTGGAACGCTTCCTGCACGATTATAGCGGCACTGTCGTCGCCATTACCCACGACCGTTACTTCCTGGATAACGTGGCCGGCTGGATTCTTGAACTTGACCGCGGCCAGGGCATTCCGTTTGAAGGCAACTACTCTCAGTGGCTCGAACAGAAAGATCAGCGTCTTAATCAGGAAGCCAAGCAGGAAGCCTCGCGCCAGAAAGCCATCAAGCAGGAGCTTGAGTGGGTGCGCTCCAACGCCAAAGGGCGTCAGGCCAAAAGCAAGGCGCGCCTCAACCGCTTTGAGGAAATGCAGTCCGGAGATTTCCAGAAGCGTAACGAGACCAACGAGATCTATATTCCGCCTGGCCCACGCCTGGGTGACAAGGTCATCGAGTTCCACAATGTCACCAAGCGCTTTGATGACAAGCTGCTCTACGAAGACCTGTCATTTACCATTCCGCCCGGCGCCATTGTCGGTATTGTTGGCGGCAACGGTGCGGGTAAATCGACGCTGTTCAAGTTGATTACCGGCCAGGAACAGCCCGATGCCGGCGAAGTGGTGATCGGTGAAACCGTCGACATCGCTTACGTTGAACAGCTTCGCGATGCTCTGGATGACAAGCAGACCGTTTGGGAAGCTGTATCAGGGGGCCAGGATATTCTCAATATCAACGGCTATGAAGTAGCGTCGCGCGCTTACGTCGGGCGTTTCAACTTCAAGGGTAATGATCAGCAAAAGCGCCTGGATGAACTTTCCGGCGGTGAACGTGGACGTCTGCAGCTGGCACAGACCCTGAAACAGGGCGCCAACGTGCTGCTGTTGGACGAACCTTCCAACGACCTGGATATTGAAACCCTGCGCGCCCTGGAAGAAGCCCTGCTGGCCTTCCCTGGCTGTGCCATGGTGATCTCGCACGACCGTTGGTTCCTTGACCGCATCGCCACCCATATTCTGGCGTTCGAAGGGGATTCTCAGGTGGTGTTCTTTGACGGTAACTACACCGAATATGAAGAAGATCACAAGAAACGCGTCGGCAACGACACCCCGAAACGCATGAAGTACAAGCGTATCGACGCCTGA
- a CDS encoding PAS domain S-box protein gives MKRSPLISPELLERIVDASEDGIVVAEQEGDENILIYVNKGFERLTGYSADEILYRDCRFLQNDDRDQEALQAIREALKEGRPSREVLRNYRKDGSTFWNELSITPVYDEDDKLMYYIGVQKDVTERVEAQMALDALRKQQEDTPQ, from the coding sequence ATGAAACGATCTCCCTTGATCAGCCCGGAATTACTCGAGCGGATTGTTGACGCTTCCGAAGACGGCATAGTAGTTGCCGAACAGGAAGGCGATGAAAATATTCTGATCTACGTCAACAAAGGCTTTGAGCGACTGACAGGCTACAGCGCAGACGAAATCCTCTATCGCGATTGCCGTTTTCTACAGAATGACGACCGTGACCAGGAGGCGCTTCAGGCAATTCGCGAAGCACTGAAAGAAGGGCGGCCCTCCCGGGAAGTGCTGCGTAATTACCGTAAAGATGGCAGCACCTTCTGGAATGAGCTGTCCATCACGCCTGTTTACGATGAAGACGACAAGCTGATGTATTACATCGGCGTTCAGAAAGACGTCACGGAACGGGTCGAAGCCCAGATGGCACTGGATGCCCTGCGTAAACAGCAGGAAGACACGCCACAGTGA
- a CDS encoding MFS transporter produces MAGPDISQTQIYEWLTGDENTRMCDDIPDSACKDQPQNFMRHLWASLGNKLADELSSARLVLPWLMGIIGAPVWMVGLLVPIRESGALLPQVFVAGFIRLKPQRKWVWVAGGLLQALSALALALLALMGSGTLGGTLVLVALVALSLARGLSSIATKDVMGKTIAKKRRGTLMGWSGSVAGAATLLAGGVLMLFEDRPGQLALAILLGIAALGWALNAFCAARIQETPGAIDGGENAWDSLKLGLSLLKEDRTFLHFNLARALLLSSALALPYIALLGQQQSGAQLGGLGLLVVVSGLAGMLADPVWGKRADASSRRVMRDAAIGTLICCLLGALLAWLPADWTTQIWPYALIYGLLVIVHHGVRLGRKTYLVDMASQDNRALYVALSNTLTGVLMLIVGGVLGGLAQWLGSAALLVVLAVAALGAVLSARQLPEVE; encoded by the coding sequence ATGGCAGGACCTGACATTTCTCAGACGCAGATCTATGAATGGCTGACCGGCGATGAAAACACCCGGATGTGCGATGACATTCCTGACAGCGCCTGTAAGGATCAACCCCAAAACTTCATGCGCCACCTGTGGGCATCGCTGGGCAACAAGCTGGCTGATGAGCTCTCCAGTGCCCGGCTGGTGCTGCCCTGGCTAATGGGAATAATTGGTGCCCCGGTCTGGATGGTCGGTCTGCTGGTGCCCATTCGCGAGTCGGGCGCCCTTTTGCCGCAGGTGTTTGTTGCCGGTTTTATCCGCCTCAAACCCCAGCGCAAATGGGTCTGGGTGGCCGGTGGGCTGTTGCAGGCGCTGAGCGCCCTGGCGCTGGCCCTGCTGGCTCTTATGGGCAGTGGCACGCTAGGGGGTACGCTGGTACTGGTCGCGCTGGTGGCCTTATCTCTGGCCCGTGGGCTTTCATCCATTGCCACCAAGGATGTAATGGGTAAGACCATTGCCAAAAAGCGCCGTGGCACCCTGATGGGTTGGAGCGGCAGCGTTGCCGGTGCGGCCACCCTGCTGGCCGGTGGCGTACTGATGCTGTTTGAAGACCGCCCTGGCCAGTTGGCATTGGCGATATTGCTTGGCATAGCGGCACTTGGCTGGGCACTTAACGCTTTTTGTGCGGCGCGTATTCAGGAAACACCGGGGGCTATCGACGGCGGCGAAAACGCCTGGGACAGCCTGAAGCTTGGTCTTTCGCTGCTTAAAGAAGACCGTACCTTTCTACACTTCAACCTGGCCCGCGCCCTACTGCTGTCAAGTGCTCTGGCCCTGCCCTATATCGCGCTACTCGGCCAGCAGCAGAGCGGCGCTCAGCTGGGGGGCCTGGGTCTGCTGGTGGTGGTATCCGGTTTGGCAGGCATGCTGGCCGACCCTGTTTGGGGCAAGCGGGCAGACGCCTCCAGTCGCCGGGTCATGCGTGATGCGGCCATTGGCACCCTGATCTGCTGCCTGCTGGGTGCCCTGCTGGCCTGGTTACCAGCCGACTGGACCACGCAAATCTGGCCTTATGCGCTGATCTATGGGTTATTGGTCATTGTTCATCACGGGGTGCGTCTGGGGCGTAAAACCTATTTGGTGGATATGGCCAGCCAAGATAACCGCGCCCTTTATGTGGCGCTTTCCAACACCCTGACCGGCGTCTTAATGTTGATCGTCGGCGGCGTTCTGGGCGGGCTTGCGCAATGGCTGGGCAGCGCAGCCCTACTGGTTGTGCTTGCTGTGGCGGCCCTTGGCGCCGTTCTTAGTGCCCGGCAATTGCCGGAGGTGGAATAG
- a CDS encoding DMT family transporter: MNQDRQAILYGLGAVMLWSTVATAFKVALEWMTPLELMWVAALVSWLLMGALVVWRGQGRQALMSGWRTAAWAGLMNPVAYYLVLFAAYDRLPGQEAMALNYTWALAMALLAVPILGQRLTRMDIVAGLVAYAGVWVIATRGQVLNVQFADSLGVLLALASTLLWALYWLLNARDAREPLVGQWQNFSVGLPVLTALLLFGPGFNWHGWPALGAGVYVGLFEMGIAFILWQLAVHKVSRTAKVSNLIFLSPPISLLLLFWVVGEPILPSTLVGLVLILGGLGLQQRQKTAA, encoded by the coding sequence ATGAATCAGGATAGACAGGCAATCCTCTATGGCCTGGGCGCGGTCATGCTGTGGTCGACGGTGGCGACGGCCTTCAAGGTGGCGCTTGAATGGATGACCCCGCTTGAGCTGATGTGGGTGGCGGCACTGGTGTCCTGGCTATTGATGGGCGCCCTGGTGGTATGGCGTGGCCAGGGGCGCCAGGCGTTGATGTCTGGCTGGCGCACGGCGGCCTGGGCCGGTTTGATGAATCCGGTGGCCTACTATCTGGTGCTGTTTGCCGCCTACGACCGCTTGCCTGGGCAAGAAGCCATGGCGCTCAACTACACCTGGGCGCTGGCGATGGCCCTGCTGGCCGTGCCGATTCTGGGCCAGCGGCTGACGCGCATGGATATCGTCGCCGGGCTGGTGGCCTATGCGGGCGTTTGGGTGATTGCCACCCGCGGGCAGGTGTTGAACGTGCAGTTTGCCGATTCCCTTGGGGTGCTGCTGGCCCTGGCCTCAACCCTGCTGTGGGCACTTTACTGGCTACTCAACGCGCGGGATGCCCGCGAGCCGCTGGTGGGCCAATGGCAGAACTTCAGCGTCGGCCTGCCGGTGCTGACAGCGCTATTGCTGTTCGGGCCGGGGTTTAACTGGCATGGCTGGCCCGCCTTGGGGGCGGGCGTTTACGTAGGGCTGTTTGAAATGGGAATTGCTTTTATTCTTTGGCAGCTTGCGGTGCATAAGGTCTCGCGCACCGCCAAGGTCTCCAATCTGATCTTTCTTTCGCCGCCTATTTCACTGCTGTTGCTGTTCTGGGTGGTCGGTGAACCGATTCTGCCGTCTACCCTGGTCGGGCTTGTACTGATACTGGGCGGGCTGGGGCTGCAGCAACGCCAGAAAACCGCTGCCTGA
- a CDS encoding arylesterase, whose protein sequence is MMFVLLIPATAQADERLRLMVMGDSLSAAYNMEQEQGWVALLAERLGDDVDVINASVSGETTSGGAQRFPDLLRQHEPNMVLLELGGNDGLRGLSPQQMHDNLAQMIEQSQAADAEVILLGIDIPPNYGSAYREAFKDVFTQLADNYDVAFLPFLLEGVALNDELMQDDDIHPTAEAQPIILENVWPLLAPSVEQQLAQQAND, encoded by the coding sequence ATGATGTTTGTCCTCTTGATACCGGCCACGGCCCAGGCAGATGAGCGTCTGCGCCTGATGGTGATGGGTGATAGCCTCAGCGCTGCCTACAATATGGAGCAGGAACAGGGTTGGGTCGCCCTGTTGGCTGAACGCCTGGGCGATGATGTCGATGTGATCAACGCCAGCGTCAGCGGCGAAACCACCAGTGGCGGGGCTCAACGCTTTCCTGACCTGCTGCGACAGCACGAGCCTAACATGGTTCTTCTTGAGCTTGGCGGCAACGATGGTTTGCGCGGCCTTTCGCCACAGCAGATGCATGACAACCTGGCCCAGATGATCGAACAGAGCCAGGCCGCTGATGCCGAGGTAATCCTCTTGGGTATTGATATACCGCCGAACTACGGTTCTGCCTACCGCGAGGCGTTCAAAGACGTTTTCACCCAACTGGCCGACAATTACGATGTTGCTTTCCTTCCCTTCCTGCTTGAGGGAGTTGCCCTAAATGATGAGCTGATGCAGGACGATGACATTCATCCTACAGCAGAAGCACAGCCCATTATTCTGGAAAACGTCTGGCCATTGCTGGCTCCCAGCGTAGAGCAGCAGCTCGCCCAGCAGGCCAACGACTGA
- a CDS encoding ABC transporter ATP-binding protein, with product MSDSSDSSSRVTPETLTASGQQGAENTVLQATSLCKTVTSGERTLSILQNLSLNVVAGESVAILGKSGAGKSTLLGLLAGLDIPSEGELIMFGHALGRLDEDGRAGLRAGRVGFVFQNFQLLPTLSAVENVLLPLELSPRSGELKTAQHWLERVGLGERTSHLPKQLSGGEQQRVAIARAFVTDPELVFADEPTGNLDPETGAQVIDLLFTLNQEAGTTLILVTHDHALARRCSRCLRLENGYLSEFQPEAEASSEESA from the coding sequence ATGTCCGATTCCTCTGATTCATCATCCAGGGTTACGCCTGAAACGTTGACCGCTTCTGGCCAACAAGGTGCAGAAAATACGGTGCTCCAGGCAACATCGTTATGCAAGACTGTCACCAGTGGTGAACGTACCTTATCCATACTACAGAACCTATCGCTAAACGTCGTGGCAGGTGAAAGTGTTGCCATACTGGGCAAAAGCGGGGCGGGTAAATCTACTCTATTGGGGTTGTTGGCAGGTCTGGATATCCCTAGTGAAGGCGAGCTGATCATGTTTGGTCATGCTCTTGGCCGCCTTGATGAAGATGGCCGGGCAGGGTTGCGCGCTGGAAGGGTCGGGTTCGTTTTTCAGAATTTTCAGCTGTTGCCGACCCTTAGCGCGGTTGAAAACGTGCTGTTGCCGCTTGAACTTTCGCCGCGCTCCGGGGAGCTGAAGACAGCCCAACACTGGTTGGAGCGGGTTGGACTTGGCGAGCGTACCAGCCACCTTCCCAAGCAGCTTTCCGGCGGCGAACAGCAGCGGGTCGCAATTGCCCGTGCCTTTGTGACCGACCCGGAACTGGTCTTTGCCGATGAACCCACCGGCAACCTTGACCCGGAAACGGGCGCTCAGGTGATAGATCTGTTGTTTACCCTGAATCAGGAAGCCGGTACAACCCTGATTCTGGTAACTCATGACCATGCCCTGGCGCGCCGCTGCAGCCGCTGCCTGCGCCTTGAAAACGGCTATCTCAGCGAATTTCAGCCCGAGGCTGAAGCGTCCAGTGAGGAAAGTGCATGA
- a CDS encoding ABC transporter permease yields the protein MNANNVRLAGRSLKRDLRAADVRALFAALVLAVAASTMIAFFIDRIERGLERQASQLLGGDLVIEQRDPFAPEIREALQGAGFTLSDQVDLVSMIRKGERFQPASLKAVDDVYPHYGVSQVERGDGVESLASGPSAGEAWADPRLANLIDLALGDEVKVGDTTLTVTGFIEREADQSAGFGSFNPRLMVHVDDLEATGLIQEGSRVEFEILAAGPPEALDAVQPLLNELRREGVEVRDIRADRPQLGNALERAESYLGIAGLAAVLLAGVAVAMSTRRYVERHLDTAALLRCFGASQQQLGIIFGLQLIGLALVASLLGALLGLVGQAILLALLANFLPMTLPPPGIMPLLLGVFTAIAVLVGFAGPTLLRIQRVSALKVLRRELDPLPPSAWLVVVFAALVFGGLLWLYSGSAVLSLALLAGGGVMLALLWALSALLLNAVLRLVQTLKGHGEWQQALRLGGRQLARRRQAGLGQLLAFSVTFFAMAMMVLVRGDLLTTWQAQLPENTPNYFAINIQPPERDPFEEAIAPHVAAQSTLYPMVRGRITQINDMPPQQAVDPEARGDNALRRELNLTWQAELPEGNEVVAGEWFDVDPSEEVPSIGWMAELDAVEQLPPVPVSMEDGLANRLGLGLGDALTFSVGGRDIKTQLTSLRSLNWDSFKPNFYVIFPPGVLETFGHSFITAFYLPEDEQNLTRELVERFPGVTLLNVDAILGQVRDVLTQVTRAIELILVLVLLAGVSVLYAALTASRPVRAHESGLLRVFGAGNRMISRIQGAEYALLGVASGLMGAALAELATAVLYIYWLDLPPRLHGMLWLVLPLGGALLIGVIGHWLSRGLRRQAPAASLGLLGEA from the coding sequence ATGAATGCCAACAACGTTCGCCTTGCAGGGCGCAGCCTGAAGCGTGATTTACGCGCAGCGGACGTGCGTGCCCTGTTTGCCGCCCTGGTACTGGCCGTTGCGGCATCGACCATGATTGCTTTTTTTATCGACCGGATCGAGCGTGGCCTGGAGCGTCAGGCCAGCCAGCTGCTCGGCGGTGATCTGGTGATTGAGCAGCGTGACCCCTTTGCCCCTGAAATACGTGAAGCGCTACAGGGCGCCGGGTTCACCCTGAGCGATCAGGTTGATCTGGTATCGATGATTCGCAAGGGCGAACGCTTCCAGCCGGCCAGCCTCAAGGCGGTGGATGATGTCTACCCGCATTACGGGGTGTCTCAGGTTGAGCGTGGAGACGGCGTGGAATCCCTGGCCTCCGGCCCGTCTGCCGGAGAGGCCTGGGCAGACCCGCGCCTGGCCAATCTGATTGATCTGGCGTTGGGGGATGAGGTCAAGGTGGGCGATACCACTCTGACTGTCACAGGCTTTATCGAACGGGAAGCCGATCAATCGGCCGGTTTTGGTAGTTTCAACCCGCGCCTGATGGTGCATGTTGATGACCTTGAAGCAACTGGGCTGATTCAGGAAGGCTCGCGGGTGGAATTTGAGATTCTCGCCGCAGGGCCGCCGGAAGCGCTCGACGCCGTGCAGCCGTTATTGAATGAGCTACGCCGTGAAGGCGTTGAAGTACGTGATATTCGTGCCGATCGGCCCCAGCTGGGCAATGCCCTTGAGCGAGCGGAAAGCTATCTGGGCATTGCCGGGCTGGCGGCAGTGTTGCTGGCCGGGGTTGCCGTGGCGATGTCGACCCGCCGCTATGTCGAGCGCCACTTGGATACCGCTGCCTTGCTACGCTGCTTTGGCGCCAGCCAGCAGCAGCTGGGTATCATTTTCGGGTTGCAGCTGATCGGCCTGGCTCTGGTGGCCTCATTGTTAGGGGCACTGCTGGGTCTGGTGGGGCAGGCGATTCTGCTGGCGTTGCTGGCTAATTTCCTGCCCATGACGCTGCCGCCGCCGGGTATCATGCCGCTGCTGCTGGGTGTCTTTACTGCCATTGCCGTGCTGGTGGGGTTTGCCGGCCCTACTCTTTTACGCATCCAGCGGGTCAGCGCGCTCAAGGTGCTGCGCCGGGAACTTGACCCGCTGCCCCCGTCGGCCTGGCTGGTGGTGGTGTTTGCGGCCCTGGTGTTTGGGGGCCTGCTATGGCTTTATTCCGGCAGTGCGGTGCTTTCTTTGGCGTTGCTGGCCGGTGGTGGGGTGATGCTGGCGCTGTTGTGGGCGCTGAGCGCCTTGTTGCTGAATGCTGTGCTCCGTCTGGTGCAAACCCTGAAGGGGCATGGTGAATGGCAGCAAGCGTTACGCCTGGGGGGGCGCCAACTGGCCAGGCGGCGTCAGGCCGGGCTTGGCCAACTGCTGGCATTTTCGGTGACCTTCTTTGCCATGGCCATGATGGTGCTGGTGCGCGGTGACCTGCTGACCACCTGGCAAGCTCAGCTGCCTGAAAATACCCCCAACTATTTTGCAATCAATATTCAGCCCCCCGAGCGTGACCCTTTTGAAGAGGCCATTGCCCCGCATGTGGCGGCGCAAAGCACCCTCTACCCCATGGTGCGCGGGCGGATTACCCAGATTAACGATATGCCACCCCAGCAAGCGGTCGACCCTGAGGCGCGCGGCGATAATGCTCTGCGCCGCGAGCTGAACCTGACCTGGCAGGCAGAGCTTCCTGAAGGTAACGAAGTGGTGGCCGGGGAATGGTTCGACGTCGATCCCAGCGAAGAGGTGCCATCCATCGGCTGGATGGCCGAGCTGGATGCCGTTGAGCAACTCCCGCCGGTGCCTGTTTCCATGGAAGACGGCCTGGCCAATCGCTTGGGGTTAGGGTTAGGGGATGCCCTGACATTCAGTGTTGGTGGTCGTGATATCAAGACCCAATTGACCAGTTTGCGTAGCCTCAACTGGGACAGCTTCAAGCCGAACTTCTATGTGATTTTCCCCCCAGGCGTGCTGGAGACCTTTGGCCATAGCTTTATTACCGCCTTTTATCTGCCCGAAGATGAGCAGAACCTGACCCGTGAGCTGGTTGAGCGCTTTCCGGGCGTCACCTTGTTAAACGTTGACGCCATTCTTGGCCAGGTGCGCGATGTGCTGACCCAGGTCACCCGGGCGATTGAGCTGATTCTGGTGCTGGTATTGCTGGCCGGAGTGAGCGTGCTGTATGCCGCCCTGACGGCCAGCCGCCCGGTACGTGCCCATGAAAGTGGCCTGCTGCGGGTGTTCGGGGCTGGCAACCGGATGATTTCACGTATTCAGGGCGCCGAGTATGCGCTGTTGGGCGTTGCCAGCGGTTTGATGGGCGCGGCCCTGGCCGAGCTTGCGACCGCGGTGCTTTATATCTACTGGCTGGATCTGCCGCCGCGCCTGCATGGCATGCTGTGGCTAGTGCTGCCCCTGGGTGGCGCCCTGCTGATCGGTGTGATTGGCCACTGGCTGTCGCGTGGGCTGCGTCGCCAGGCGCCTGCGGCCAGCCTTGGGTTATTGGGAGAGGCGTAA
- a CDS encoding polyphosphate kinase, which yields MTGLDEKARRYALLKAQLDMAQREDKAVMLVVAGHAATHKSVLVNQLNHWLENRQTEVHALAPSEEDRLRPYWWRYWRRVPARGRVGVFVHGWYGDVLFSRVEQRIQAGAFADRLDEINRFEATLAHDNVVVVKVWLDIGEAQQAERLHHLQSDPTHAWQVSERHWQRHAQYAAIQQCAEQMRAATHTAHAPWHCIASETPSQQLKEITALLQDALSQPVPLPATSEGRLLQGASRRLKGDKARLAPQRLAIDDELASEGSAKNSKIPKKRYRQALDELQARLANNHRRCLQRGIPVVLAFEGHDAAGKGGSIHRVTTALDARYYRVYSVSAPSDEERLQPWLWRFWRRLPQDGRVAIFDRTWYGRVLVERVEGFARKSAWQRGFTEICHFEDQLLAHGAVVGKFFLAISKDEQLQRFKARANTPHKQHKLTDEDWRNRQRWDDYQQALEDMLAHTHTQGAPWQLVNTDDKRRARLTVLSQLNDLLEARLESP from the coding sequence ATGACGGGTCTGGATGAAAAAGCGCGGCGCTATGCGTTGCTGAAAGCCCAGCTGGATATGGCGCAGCGTGAAGACAAGGCGGTGATGCTGGTGGTGGCGGGTCACGCCGCTACCCATAAAAGCGTGCTGGTCAACCAGCTCAACCACTGGTTGGAAAACCGCCAGACCGAGGTTCATGCCCTGGCCCCCAGCGAGGAAGACCGCCTGCGGCCCTACTGGTGGCGCTACTGGCGCAGGGTGCCTGCCCGTGGCCGAGTAGGCGTTTTCGTGCATGGTTGGTATGGCGATGTTCTGTTTTCCCGTGTGGAACAGCGCATTCAGGCGGGGGCCTTTGCCGATCGGCTGGATGAGATCAATCGCTTTGAAGCCACTCTGGCGCATGACAACGTAGTAGTGGTGAAAGTCTGGCTGGATATCGGCGAGGCGCAACAGGCAGAGCGCTTACACCATCTTCAATCTGACCCGACGCATGCCTGGCAGGTCAGCGAAAGGCACTGGCAGCGTCATGCCCAGTACGCGGCCATCCAGCAGTGTGCTGAGCAGATGCGTGCAGCTACTCACACCGCGCATGCGCCCTGGCACTGCATTGCCAGCGAGACACCGTCACAGCAGTTGAAGGAAATCACGGCCTTGTTGCAGGATGCCCTGTCTCAACCCGTGCCATTGCCTGCTACGTCTGAAGGGAGACTATTGCAGGGGGCAAGCAGGCGGCTCAAAGGCGATAAGGCCCGCTTGGCGCCACAGCGTTTAGCCATTGATGACGAACTCGCTTCTGAGGGGAGTGCCAAGAATTCAAAAATCCCTAAAAAGCGCTATCGCCAAGCCCTTGATGAGCTGCAGGCCCGGTTAGCCAACAACCACAGGCGCTGTCTGCAGCGCGGCATACCTGTGGTGCTGGCGTTTGAAGGCCATGATGCTGCCGGGAAGGGCGGCAGTATCCATCGGGTAACGACCGCCCTGGATGCCCGCTACTACCGGGTTTACAGCGTATCGGCGCCAAGCGATGAAGAGCGCTTGCAGCCTTGGCTGTGGCGCTTCTGGCGGCGTTTGCCCCAGGATGGCCGCGTGGCGATTTTTGACCGCACCTGGTACGGGCGCGTGCTGGTTGAGCGAGTGGAAGGCTTTGCCAGGAAAAGTGCCTGGCAGCGCGGCTTCACGGAAATCTGCCATTTTGAAGACCAACTGCTAGCCCATGGTGCCGTGGTGGGCAAGTTTTTTCTGGCTATCAGCAAGGACGAACAGTTGCAACGCTTCAAGGCCCGCGCCAATACGCCGCACAAGCAGCACAAACTCACCGATGAAGACTGGAGGAACCGCCAACGTTGGGACGATTATCAGCAGGCGCTTGAGGATATGCTGGCCCATACCCACACCCAGGGCGCCCCTTGGCAGCTGGTCAACACTGACGATAAGCGCCGGGCACGCTTGACCGTATTGAGCCAGCTTAATGACCTGTTGGAAGCCCGCCTGGAAAGCCCATGA